CGCCGCCATCGCGGGCGAGTTCGCGGTCGAAGTCCTCGAACGTCTCGACGCGGATGGTCGTGTCGTCGCACTTCATGCGTTCACCTCCTTGGTGTGTGGGTTGGTGCTTCCTTGCGGGGCTTCGCCGCCCCGCCCCAGATGGGCGCGGTGTTCCAGCGGCCGGTGGCCGCGTCGTAGCCGCGCACTTCGAGCGCCTCCTCGACGAACCGCCGGCCGTCCCGGCGCGCCACGTGCAGCACGAGCGCGATCCCGTCCACGACGCCCCGGCAGGTGACCTCCCAGGGCAGCGCGTCCCCGGCTTGCATGGCGCAACTGGCGAGGCGCGAGAGCGCGGAGCGGGCGTTGTTGGCGTGGACGGTCGTGAGCGACCCGCCGTGTCCGGTGTTGAGGGCCTGGAGCAGATCGGCGGCCTCGGCCCCGCGCACCTCGCCGACGACGATGTGGTCGGGGCGGTGGCGGAGCGCGTGGCGCACCAGATCGCGGATCGACACGGGCGTGTCGTGGGTGGCTCCCGCCTCGAACCGGAGGCCGTTGGCGCGGTCGATCCTCAGTTCGAGCGTGTCCTCGATGGCGACGATCCGCTCGTCGTCGGGCAGGAGTTCGATCAGCGCGTTCAGAAGCGTCGTCTTGCCCGATCCGGTGCCGCCGGAGACGAGGACGTTGCGGCGGGCAAGCAGCGTCGTCCGGGCGGCTTCGAGGACCGGCTCCGGCAGCGAGCCCATGCACACGAGGTCCTCGGCCGTGAACGCCCGGCCCCCGAACCGGCGGATGGTGATGGCGACCTCGGGCGCGGCGGGCGGCGTGCAGATGGCGACCCGCGATCCGTCGCCGAGCCGCGCGTCCAGGACCGGCCTCGCGGCGGGATCGAGCCCGAGCGGCCGGGCGATGTGGATCGCCGCGCGGTGGAGCCAGGCGGCGGTGAGTCCGGGCGCCTCGTGGGGCTCCAGCCTTCCGGCACGCTCGACCCAGACGTTGCCGGGACCGTTGATCATGATCTCGGAGATCCCGGGGTCTTCGAGCAGGGACTCCAACCCCGGGAGAAACGGGGCGAGGTGGCCGACGCCGCTGGCGCGCTTCATATCCGCCCCTCCTCCCGGAGCCGCCAGTAGCCCGTCTCCCTCGGCAGGTAGTGGGGCTTCAGGTAGACGCGGCGGGCGGGGAGCGACTCGACCCCGTCGTAGGGCAGGCAGATCGCTTGGTAGTTGGCGAGCAGCCCGAACTCGCGCGGCGTGAACACCGGCTCGCTCTGCCGGCGGAAGGACTTGCTCGCGCCGATGGTGCCGCGCCCGCCCCCGGCGCGGCCGGACAGGAGCGAGAACTCGGGCCTGCCCGTGGTCTCGGTGAACGTGTAGGAGGCCCGCGTCTTCATGACGCTGCCGCACATCTCCGACGCGGCCTTGGCCGACGCCTCGTCGGACAGCGACAGGAAGATCCGGGTGCGGAGCGTCTGGACGAGCGTGCGCCACGCCTCGCCCGAGGGGAGCACGGAGCGGAGCGACGAGATCGACTGCGTGGCGACGATGGGGATGCAGCGGCACTGCCGGGTCAGCGCGAACGCCTTCTCGTCGCCCGCCGGGTCGTCCTGCCCCACGGTCGCAAACGCTTGGTATTCGTCACAAATGAACACGGCGGGCCGCATGTAGCGTCCGGGACGCCGCGCGGCCTCGGCGGGCCTCCGGAGCAGCGCCTGCATCCAGGCGCTCTTGAGCAGTACGCCAATGGCGCGGGCCAAGGCCGGGTTCGCGCCCGCCGGCATGTTGAGCGCCAGCACCTTGCCGCCCTCGATCAACTCGGAGAGCGGGGGCAGCCTCCTGCGGAGCCCCGGCATGGGCGGAGCCTTCGCCCCCTCGTCCACGTCGGCTTCGCCGCCGCGAACGGGTTCCGGCTCCGGGGTTGTCGGGGGCGGCGGGCAGAACACGCCCGCCACGTCCGGCTGGTCGAAGAGCGAGAGGAAGACGCTGATCCCCTCGACGATCGAGGTGCGGAGCTTGGCGTCCAGCGCCGACCAGTCCTTGTCGTACCACCGCTCGATGGCCTCGACCCGCTCCCGGTACTCGCCGCCCGCGCCGCCCCCGGCCGGCTCCACCGCGTAGGTGACTTCGAGCTTCGCCAGCTTTGCCCGCAGCTTGGCGTCCAGCCGCGAGCGCACCCCGTCGGTGCCGACCGGATCCCATTCCCATTCCTGGAGCGCGTCCGCGTGGGCGATCATTGCGTCGTCGCCGATCACGGCATCCACCGGGGATACCTGGTCCGCCAGGTCCCGGGCCTCGCGGATCTTCCGGGCCAGAAGCTCCGCGTCCACCGTGCAGCGGTAGATGTCACGGAGCGTGACCCAGCCGCCCGGCAGGAGCCGGTGCAGCTCGACGATCCAGCGGACGAGGTTCGTGTACGCCTGCTGCCAGAACGGTTCTCTGGATTTGCCGAAGAGCTGGTTGATGAGGGATGCAACGCCGTAGGCAAGCGAGTAGGAGTCCAAGAGCGGATCGTCGAGCGGGTTCCACTGGAGCGAGCCGCCGAGCCCGATTTCGAGGTAGTCGTCCGCGCGCCCCGCGTCTTCGAGGATGCCGCGGACCTGGTGGCAGAAGTCGCCTTTGACCTCCAGCACGAGCGCGCCCGCGCGGCGGCCGGGATCGTCGGCCCGCCAGGAGAGGATCTGGCGGGCGAAGGGGTACATGCAGCCGCTGGTCTTGCCCGTGCCGACGGCGCCCACGATGAGCGTGCCGGTGTAGAGCCCCTTCTCGGGGACCACGAGCCACGACGGCTGCTCGCTCTCTTCCGGCACGGTCGGATGGTGCAGCTCGCCGATCACGAGCGAGGGCGCATCGTCGGCGGGCGAAGCGGGCCACTCGGGCAACTCGCCCCGCCGCTTGGTCCGGAACAGCGGCTGGAGCCAGACCCGCCAGACCGAGAGCGCGAACGAGCCCGCGAGCACGACCAGTACGGCGGGCCACGCGTGGTGCCAGACGCGGAGCGCGGCGTGCAGGCCCGGATCGTTCGAGGCGATCAGGTCGAGGTACTGGTTCGCGCCCGGCGGCGGGAACGGCGCCTTGAGCGCCCGCGCGCCGACCGCGCCGATGGCGGACCCGATGATGGCGGGCGTGCCCGTTCTCATCGGCTGGACACCCTTCCTGGAAGGACTGCTGGCTGGGAGCGACCCCGCAGCGGAGGGGAGGATGGGGATGTCCGGCTCCATCCACCCCGGCGCCAATCGAGGTTTGCCGAGATGGGGGGTCGCTCCCAGCCACGTCCAGGGAGCGCGGATCGGCACCCGCGCTCCGCTGGCCGCGGCCCAACCGTAAGCGCACCAGCGACATCGGCGGCCGGGGCCGTGTCCGGCCGAACGGAGATTTCGTGTCCGGCGACCCCCAAAGTGAGCCGGACACGCAGGACTTGCCACCTGCGTCCGCTGCCGGCGCTCAAAACACGTCCCCCGACAGGCGGCTCGAACGCCACACCGTGAAGCCGTCGATCATCACTTCGGACGGTGCGGTCGGAAGCGCGGCCCGGAGTTCCGCGAGCCGGACCAGGCAGCCCCGGAGGCTGCCGTGCTCCCCGATCACCTCCGCGTCCCTGCTGCGGATGCCCTGTTCGACACGATCGATCTCGCGGCGGATCTCGCGGCCGGTCGCGGACACCTTCGAGCGGCTGGGGGACCGGGCCGGGGAGGTCCAGTTGGCAAGAACGTTCTCTGCTCGGTCGAACTCCCCGTCGCTCAGAACTACCGCGACGGCCTCGACGGGCAGGCCCCGGTCCCGGAGCGCGCCCCAGAGTTCCCGGTGTGTGCGACCCCAAGAGTGGAGGCCCGTCGTGGTCTCGTGGCCGGGATCGGCGTAGACGAACACCGCGCCACCAGCGTCGAGCGCGACGGGCAGCTTGAGGGGGAAGTAGCGGCGCGTATTGCCGCCGCCGCCCCGGTAGACGCGCACGGGCAGCAGCGCGCGCTCGATGCCGAGCGCCTCGAACGCGCCGACCTTCTCGGGTTCGGTCGGGAGCCACGCCTGGTCGGTGTGACCCATCACGTAGTCCAGCGAGAGCAGGCGGCGGAGGAGCACCGGGACGGAGGCGATCCGGCGATGGCGGATGTCCTCGGCCCCGAGCGCCCGGTAGACGGCGCGAGCGTAGACCCGGCA
This DNA window, taken from Candidatus Palauibacter soopunensis, encodes the following:
- a CDS encoding ATPase, T2SS/T4P/T4SS family, translating into MKRASGVGHLAPFLPGLESLLEDPGISEIMINGPGNVWVERAGRLEPHEAPGLTAAWLHRAAIHIARPLGLDPAARPVLDARLGDGSRVAICTPPAAPEVAITIRRFGGRAFTAEDLVCMGSLPEPVLEAARTTLLARRNVLVSGGTGSGKTTLLNALIELLPDDERIVAIEDTLELRIDRANGLRFEAGATHDTPVSIRDLVRHALRHRPDHIVVGEVRGAEAADLLQALNTGHGGSLTTVHANNARSALSRLASCAMQAGDALPWEVTCRGVVDGIALVLHVARRDGRRFVEEALEVRGYDAATGRWNTAPIWGGAAKPRKEAPTHTPRR
- a CDS encoding type IV secretion system DNA-binding domain-containing protein, yielding MRTGTPAIIGSAIGAVGARALKAPFPPPGANQYLDLIASNDPGLHAALRVWHHAWPAVLVVLAGSFALSVWRVWLQPLFRTKRRGELPEWPASPADDAPSLVIGELHHPTVPEESEQPSWLVVPEKGLYTGTLIVGAVGTGKTSGCMYPFARQILSWRADDPGRRAGALVLEVKGDFCHQVRGILEDAGRADDYLEIGLGGSLQWNPLDDPLLDSYSLAYGVASLINQLFGKSREPFWQQAYTNLVRWIVELHRLLPGGWVTLRDIYRCTVDAELLARKIREARDLADQVSPVDAVIGDDAMIAHADALQEWEWDPVGTDGVRSRLDAKLRAKLAKLEVTYAVEPAGGGAGGEYRERVEAIERWYDKDWSALDAKLRTSIVEGISVFLSLFDQPDVAGVFCPPPPTTPEPEPVRGGEADVDEGAKAPPMPGLRRRLPPLSELIEGGKVLALNMPAGANPALARAIGVLLKSAWMQALLRRPAEAARRPGRYMRPAVFICDEYQAFATVGQDDPAGDEKAFALTRQCRCIPIVATQSISSLRSVLPSGEAWRTLVQTLRTRIFLSLSDEASAKAASEMCGSVMKTRASYTFTETTGRPEFSLLSGRAGGGRGTIGASKSFRRQSEPVFTPREFGLLANYQAICLPYDGVESLPARRVYLKPHYLPRETGYWRLREEGRI